A portion of the Kiritimatiellia bacterium genome contains these proteins:
- the rpsG gene encoding 30S ribosomal protein S7 codes for MARRRKAKKREITPDLNYNSPLVGRLIKGIMRCGKQSTAAQIVYGVLDQIKEQTKEDPLEALMRAVDNIKPKVEVKSRRVGGATYQVPVEVSGDRQLSLALRWLIQYSNARKGVPMRKALALEIMDAFKNQGNAIKKRDDTHKMAQANKAFAHYKW; via the coding sequence AAGACGTAAAGCAAAAAAACGCGAGATCACGCCGGACCTGAATTACAACAGTCCGCTGGTCGGCAGGTTGATCAAGGGCATCATGCGCTGCGGCAAGCAGTCCACGGCCGCGCAGATTGTTTACGGCGTCCTGGATCAGATTAAAGAGCAGACCAAGGAGGACCCCTTGGAAGCGTTGATGCGGGCCGTTGATAACATCAAGCCGAAGGTTGAGGTTAAATCGCGCCGCGTAGGCGGCGCCACTTATCAGGTTCCCGTCGAGGTAAGCGGCGACCGCCAGTTGTCGCTGGCTTTGCGCTGGCTGATCCAGTATTCCAATGCCCGCAAGGGCGTTCCGATGCGCAAGGCGCTCGCCCTTGAAATCATGGATGCTTTTAAAAACCAGGGGAATGCCATCAAGAAAAGGGATGATACCCATAAAATGGCCCAGGCCAACAAGGCGTTTGCTCATTATAAATGGTAA